GCATATCAAATTAGAGGATGGAAAAGGCAGCCCTTTCTCGGCCGGAGGTCTAAGTGCATCAGTAGGTAACAATGGAGCTAGACAACTTGGAATTGCCTCAGACCCCAATCTTCCAGGAATTCAAATCTCAGAGAAACCGACTTCAATGGTACGCGATTTATTGCATTGCAACGTTcctaattgaaaaatatttactcaCTTTCTTATTCATCTtaatttggttgaatttgTGGCTgcaatttccatttttcaatatGAGTTTGTTCTTTATAATTCTCTATCTGAATTAGTTCTTAGCTCTCAGTGCTCATGTCAAATAGGAGAGTTATGTAGACTTTCTAATTAAGTGCTTGCTCATTTAAGTGCTTTTAGAATTGTCaaagtcacttttgactatgcAATGAAACACATTGGAAGTACTTTGGCTAAAAGTCGCATCGACTCGCATGATTTcatgtgtgtgtatgtatgtatatgtatgtatgtatgtatatgcatatatatatgtatgtatattcTCCAAGTTTGTACTACTTTTATTCATGAGAGCAATAAAATATCTTGTTTTAGTTCAAGCCTGTGGCCCAAAATCCTCATAGCAGAACAACATGATGGATGTGGGTTGAGAATTTTATCTAGCTATCAGGTTTAGTTCAAAAGCATCACCATTTTCTTTGTGTAATTGCATTCATAGCCAAATCTGTGTGCTTCCCGTAGacaattttattgatgattgaaatttacaaaagggacGTATAATCCATCCATAGTGTTTACAGAAGACCTTTCCAATTTGCAATGAAACTACTGCTAGAATGTTTCCCGTTTTAGTGCTTCCCATTTTCGTTCCTACGGATTATGAAACTACTACTAGAGCGTTTCAGTTTGTATTAATTTGAGTGCCTCGATTCATTCTTCtttagtttctttgtttttatttttgtattcttccttttttcacTCCCTGAAGTTTGTATCTTgaaccttttgtttttttcattaaGCAATGAAAAGCTTGTTTCGGTTAAAAAGAATGCGTCACTGTGCCAACATTTATGCATGTGAAATTCATCATTCTGGtgaaatttattgattttttcagCATCACAACTGAaagtttcttgttcttttcccTAATCTTTTCCCTCCACAGCTTCCCCACGACGTCGAGTCTGCATTACTGCAACAAGTTTTGAATTTAACTCCCGAACAGCTTAACTCGTTGCCGCTCGAACAGAGGCAGCAAGTTATTCAGCTCCAGCAAGCACTTCGCAGAGATCAAATGCGACCATCCTAGCAAGCAACTTACCGTCGATCAACCCGAACTCTTGCAGCTCGACTCCAAGCAACAAGTAGATTGTAAAATATTTGGCTCCCCAAAGATTTAACGAGTGACAGTCGTCTAAACACCTGTAAAATTATGCTTGCCAAAGTTGTCCAAAACCGACGGGTCCTGCCAACGGGGTACGAGTTTCATAAACAACATTCATGTAAGGCTTACAAGTTTGTGATTATAGTGATTCCTGAATAATAACAATTCAAGATAGGGTGgaagaattttgatttttctcagGTCTCTCTTTTTGCCACTTTTGCAcccctttcctttcctttcctttcctttacATCGTTTAATCGTCGTTTTCAGATTCTCGAGCTGCCATTTTATGGTTTCGGGTCATTGTTTCTCTGCGTTCTTTTGCTTGGATCTTAATTTTGTTCCTTAATGTCGATGTTCGTTTTGTTATATGTAATATTTCATTAAGGATTTGGTTagtttataaaagaaaagttgcTAATTTGGATTCCAGTTGGGTTTCTGAAAATCATgcttgttaattaattatcctTGTTTCATATTTTGTTCGTTGGGCTGCAAGTATACAAAAGGTTCATGTTTTTAAACATAATCTATCTTTcactatatatagtaattttcttttattttttcgatATCACTCAACTTTCGAAAAATTACTCTTTTTAGTCCTTAGGTTGTTTATTCcttatgtttaaaaatataacatatttGCGTTGACCAGAACGATGATTGCGCTTGTTTTAAACTCCTATAAAGTCACAAGGTTTCTGTAGGTGAACCGGCGGAATTATCATTGTTGATGCCTAAACATCAAATGACCTATGAACATGTTTACAAACTTTTTGTGTCGGAGCATTCATGCCCCCTCTGATACCTAAACCAAAACCCGCGCAAGTTGCGCCAAGGAGCTCAAACGAATAAGCTTGCCTCCTGCCCCGGTCTCGGTGTGTGAGGGGCAAAGCATTATTGTTGTATTATTTACGACTCTCGGTATTTTAGTTTGATATTGcaaaaagttctttttttcctttttaaatagtaacttaaaaacaaaaaaaaagaggttGGTGACTTTTTATCTTTCTATCTTCTCTTTCGACTTTTACACTCTTCATAGGTGAAGGACCCTTTCCTTGGGTTCGCCAAGAATGTGCGGGAACGTATTAAGTATTTGTTAGAGGAAGTTGTCGTGGGAGGGGGTGGTGGCTAGCTAGGTTCTAAAGTGAGAGATTTAGGTGAGCGTTGAACGTGCCTCGATGAATTTGTTTGGGATTGGTATAAACAATGGTTTTTTCGTATTCATAGTATTTATAATCCgatctaataaattattagatttttaaaataaattataattttattatttaaaatatttgaagtagTTGAAAAGATTTATTAggcataaaatttaaattaaaaagattattaatatttgtaaaGTTCATACACTCcgtaaaaaagaaagtgttcTATTACAAATATACACACcatcttttccttcttcctccgTGCCATTTACGCAGAGCCCTAAACCACCTCTACTAACCTACCATTCCTCGGCTCCGCCTCCTCCTTCGGCACACCGCCGCCACCGTCAAACTCCATTCTCCAAATCAACGCTCTCTCCGACGGCCGGAACCGCCGCTCTACCCGGTGCCATTTTCGTCGTCTTGTTCCTCTTCTTTCACTCGCTCACCGCTGACGTCGAGGACTCTGCCGGCTTCGATCTGCACCTTCAGATCCTCTCTCCTGACTCCTGCAGCGATTGTTGctgttagggttagggttagggttagggcGGTGGCGTAAGTTCGTGAGTATGGCTTTAGCAAACTCGCAAGCGGGTGAAATCATGGCGCATAATGCGATTCCGCACCCTATCCCTAAGGTTTCCCTCTCCCTACGCTTTACCATTGAAACAGATTTGGATGCATTTCTATCCTATCATTTACACCATTTATTTGATATACACATACAAATTATAGTATTATTGTccgaaaaatttaaaactatttccACCGACCAACACAGAATTTGGTTACGTCAAAGTAAAGTATGATTAATCATGAAGTTGATTGAGTCACCGATCTAGGTGCATCTTGTTGATCTTAGTCATTCTATCTCCATGACTGCTCTCACATGTCAGATAATAAACAATTACCTTTTTTAAGCAATAAACATAACTTTTAGACTCTTAAAATTGtcactaaaattaaaaattgtatcaATTTAAACTTAGAACTTTCATAATttgtgttatttattttttaaaaagtattaaattatatgcCAGTAAATTCAcctatcaattaaaattaaaccctaaaattgtTCTAAGATTAAAAAAGCATCAATTATTGCATGTGTAGCTAAAATTGTTGTAAGTAAATCAATTTAAGCTATCGATTAAAAAAAGCATCAATTATTGCATGTGTAGgttgattaatttaatctaGACGTCAATTATTTGAAAGGAAGTATCTAAATTgattcatttataaaaattgaatttaattgatataattaaaaatttgaaggctaaattaataaaaatacatcaaAATATGCCTTAgacttccaaaattttaataatgccttcaaaattaaaaaaaaattaaaaaaagttttataaatattattatcattaattttgaagGGAAGGGTTagatttatttcaaaaatattttaaaaagttctaTTAATACcattgaagtttttaaaaaagtttaaaaaatacaaaaaaaaaattgataggaatttattttaaaaatatgattgaattttaaatttttttattaatatgcttcaatttaatttaaaaaaaaaatactattattaGTATCATGAATAgtattttgaaagttcattttccataaaaaaaaaaaaaaaaaaattctaaaatttttaaggtatttttgaaaatttaaattttttttaaggatactcgggtatttttttaaatcatttcaaaatttttaaaaatttaagagtattttaaaagaaaatttatataaaaaaaattaagagtataattacaacttttataaaattaaaggatatttttttagaaaaaaaaaaatatattttattaattttaaacataaagaaacattttttttttcaattaaagtGAAGTCACAAATGGATATATTCATAAAAGTTGGGactttaaatgatttttttgatCTCGTAGCAGCAATACTAATAATTGAGCTTTAAAAACTGCCTTTTAACAATTTGGAAAGCGCTTTTCTCGTTACACAAGCGTGGAGTGGATCGAGTAGCACTTTCTCATCAGCTGCGCTTCCCTTATCTCCATCACACTTCCCCACCAACCTCCATAGATCCACACCGCCGCCATGGCCGACATGATTGTCCGTTTCGGAATCATCGGCGCAGCCGAGATTGCTCGGAAGGTTTCTCGTGCCATTGCTCTTGCTCCCAACGCCACTCTCTCGGCAATCGGCAGCCGTTCCGTTGAAAAGGCCTCCAAATTTGCCGTCGATAATGGTTTCAGTCCTCAGGTTAAAATCTATGGTTCTTACGAAGCTGTTCTTGACGATCCTGAAATCGATGCTGTCTATGTTCCTCTTCCGACTAGTCTTCACTTGCGCTGGGCCGTGCTCGCTGccgagaagaagaagcacttGCTCCTTGAGAAACCTGTAGCGCTTAATGTATCTGAGTTTGATAAGATTCTTGAAGCGTGTGAAGCCAATGGAGTGCAGTTCATGGACGGTACCATGTGGATGCATAATCCTCGTACGGCCTTGATGAAGGAATTTCTCTCCGATGCAGATCAATTTGGCCAGCTCAAATCGGTATGTGATTCAAATTCCATTCAGAATGATGTAATTCATATACTGTACTCTTTGACTAACTGCGATCGTGCTGGAAACTTGAGATATTCGAGTCCTTAGTGTTATAGCTATTTGACAAAtttctagatatttgcctccTATTACAATTTACCTGACCTTTTAGGAAACTATCTGTTCAAATTTTTCCTGCACGGATTGTAAATTAGGGATGTTTTTCGTAGTCTGGTCTTTCCTGCTTGGTAAATGCTTGTGCACCGGCGTACAGGCAGGCTGCCCTGTTGCTCATCCAAGTTATGGTCATGGTTGAACAAGATGAGACGAAATGAAATGGGTGTTGCCCTTTACCTGACATATGTACGCTTTTCTAAACAAGAAACAGTTCAATTTGTTGATCAAATGAAGTCACTAAAGATGGAGGATCCTACCTTTAGGAATATTACAAACTACTTTTCCAATGGGGTATGAGAGATGTGAggctataattacaaaaaggtgGATACTATTTACATGAATGAAGTGCTAAAAAGTAGTAGAGAATATAAGATCGGTGCTTGTTCCTTTTATGAGTAGATGCGAGTATTTCTCGTATCTAGCTTTGTTTATTTGACGGGGAGAAATCTCTTATTGCTCCCTCTCGCATTCCCCGTTTAGATGGGGTTTCCTGACCTCGATTGGGTTAGATCCCTGTGGAttaaatggacatctctatTTCAATGATTGACAAGTAAAAGCGAGAGAAAGACCCTTTACTTTATACTCTCATGAGCGCACTGGTCTTTACTATTAACATTGCAGTTGTTAATCTTAACATTGCATTTGTTTGCTGAAAAACATTGCAATTGTACGCATGGTAGTTCTGATATATGGTACATATGTTATGAAGTTTGAGTGAACTAGCTCTATGATATAGTTACGAAGAAAAAGGTTAAACTTTGTTAATATGTTTTGTACCAATCGTTTGCACGTGTTTTCGTTGTACGATCAATGAttagaagttcaaattttcttctggTTTTGGACAATTCATTGATTTGTAGATTGATCCTTTTTCTGTTCTGAACATCATAGGTAAAcagtgttttttcttttgcggCTGATGCCGACTTCTTAGCTAATGATATCCGTGTGAAGTCCGACCTTGACGGTCTTGGTGCTTTGGGTGATGCTGGATGGTACTGTATTCGTTCCATTCTTTTTGCTGCCAACTTTGAACTGCCTAAACGAGTGATCGCGTTTCCTAATCCTGTTTTGAACGAATCGGGCGTGATTTTGTCCTGTGGAGCTTCTCTCTTTTGGGACGATGGGAAAATAGCAACCTTCCACTGCTCGTTCTTGTCGAACTTGACCATGGATATCACCGCCATCGGAACAAACGGGACATTACATGTGAATGATTTCATCATACCTTATGGAGAGAAGGAGGCCTATTTCTGTACCAATTCAAAATCTGGTTTCACTGAACTTGTGACTGGTTGGGAACCCCTACCAAGCAAACATATAGTCCCTACTGATCTTCCTCAGGAGGCTCACATGGTGAGAGAGTTTTCTCATTTGGTTAAAGAGATCAAAGCAAATGGCTCCAAACCCGAGAAGAAGTGGCCGAACATCAGTCGAAAAACTCAGCTGGTGCTTGATGCAGTGAAGGTGTCGCTCGATGGAGGATTCAAACCTGTTGAAGTCGGACCGTGATTCCTACGGTATTCTCATTTGATCTTGTATTGAACTTCAATGTGTTAGTCTATGATTGTGATTAGGTTCCTTTGCACTTGAAGTGGTTCTACCAGTCTGATATATGATTGCTTGTGCTTGTAACTAGTCTTTAGGCTTGCATCAAGGATGAAAAGCTCTGCATTTATCAAGATTTACTCGAGTCTTGAAGAGCCATAAACTGTGAGAGAAGCCAATCCTTGAGAATAATTATATGGTTGATCTTTGTCAATTGATCTTATGctattcaaatgtttttttacttCAATTCGGAAGATATTTTAGAGTCGGATTAGGTAAATGATGTCTATGGGATGGGGACGGGGACGGGGATGGGGATGGGGATGGAGAAGCCTTCTCCATTCCTTTTCTTGCCATATATCTAAGTGGTGGTGGGGTCGGGATTCTCCGTCGATGTGTTAGCTAATTGGGATAAATCTCCTAACTCTATTCCCTGTTTGGGGTTGGGATTCTCCGTCTATGTGTTAGCTAATTGGAATAAATCTCCTTAACTTTGTTCCCTGTTTGGGGTCGGGATTCTCTGTCTCCGTTTAGCTAATGGGGAGAAATCTACCCGctccctttttcattttctatttaaacgATAACCATTTGGGGTCAGGATTCTCCGTCCTTATTTGGCTAATAGACCAActccttttttcattttctatttaaacgATAACTGATCCATAAGTTAATAAACATATATACTATGTTCTAaataacatttcttttttataatataatattataaaatattaaaaataaaaaagtttaaataatggtataatttaattcctaaattttgaaccatcataaattttaattttttattataatttctttaataaaataattaccatTCACATATTCACATATTCTATTAAGTTACcgagaaaaattatattgttgGTTTtttacaaatagaaaaaaaaaaaaagattaaactataaaaatttaataaatgttttataagTGTGaaaattatgggtttataattttaaaatcgagttatattaaaatatttagtttaattaaaaaaaaatagttttaattgattttagattttaacgatgtataaattgatattttttggGCTTATTATTTTGTGTATAGGCACATAATATCTGTTTTTACGGAGAACACAGCGTTTGACAGATAAAATTCTATAAATCATTTCAAAGCAATTTCGCTCGGCCTAGAATTTCATGTTGTGGCCCAATTCGTCGTCCATCTGTTCAAGAAATTTGTGGAACCTGCCTCGTCAATCAGATCCATTTCCATTCTGATGAAGAAACATTGTTCGGTAGCCGAATAATCTGTTTATCAAGCATCAGAGATCGTTGCTACTTTCGGAAATcgactttttctttaattacaTTGATTATCTGCTCGATTGTCAAGTCTCTTGTGTTTCCAATTCTTGTTTACTTCAAGATGATGGTCGAGGATCTCGGTATCGAAGCAAAGGAAGCAGCCGTACGCGAGGTTGCCAAGCTTCTGCCGCTTCCGGAGCTTCTGCAGTCAATTAGTTCGATCAAGGCCGATTACATTACTCGTCAGCAGGTACTTGTTTtcaacgattttttttttttttttttttttacattcttCAACTCTTGTGATCTTCTGCGACATCTGCGTGAATTTTCTATTGCTGAATTTTTGTTTCCAGTTGTGCTGGAGCTTTGCTGGCAGTAATTCTATTGATAGGATGTAGAGCAAGtgatccaaattttcttttatgttttgttgaaATAGTTACTGCAGTTGATGAGTCTTTGATTTAGTTTAGTCAAGAAATGCTGGAATGTTGCACCATCACTCATCTGGATAGTGATTTTAGCTATTTTTTCGGACTCAAAATTTCTCAATTCCTCACCTGAAGACTTACCTTATGCATTTAAGACTTTAGAGCACTTGCACTTAAAAATCTACTTCATCCTCTCATTCATAGGAACGTATAGGGGACGTAGTCTACCAAATTCCAGGGGTTGATGCTTTTAAATAGTTGACAAATAATGTACTTCTGAGAGcgatgaattaaaaaaatttgctGCAAACACAAATCGTGAATGAAGGTTTTAACTATTACACTTGTCCATGCTATGAATTGCGGATCTCACTTAAGCTTCACAAGATGAGACTAATTTTTGCTTGCACTTAAATTCTCTGGTAATCAAGTTTGGATGTTGCATGCTACACCGAGGTACTCTTGATCATGTGAACACCAGAACATAAATTCTCCCCTTTTGCCTAATATTGCGGCATAGTTGAGGTACTTGATTAAATTTCTCGCTGAAAATGCAACATATGTTTTATAGATGAAGAGAGTTCTGTAGTTTATTGTTGCTGTAAGCAGtgtaaaaatagatttaattcAACTTCCTGCCATAGTATCAGTTAATTCATAATTGTATCAATGCTTATAGTTATTGATTTCAAAATATGTTTTGTACAGATGAAGCGTAATTGCCTGTATTATGATGTTCTATTCTGGCACGATTGCTGTGTGCTTCTGagtgttttatctttttgcTAATCATATTATGTTTTCCTAGTTTTCTGGGGTTtactgaaaatagttaatgCTTCATTTTCAGGCTAATGATGCACAACTCAGTACAATGGTTGCGGAGCAGGTATAGCTCACAGCTTCTTCCATTATTTCTTTAGAGATCTGCTGTCTCACCATTGTGCATTCCCATATTTACTAATGGACTAAACTTTCAGAGATGCACTTGAAGATAAAATAGCTTGTGTTGCTCAAAAAGTCTTGCTTTCCCAACGTGAATGCAGGTTGAACAAGCACAAGCTGGACTGGAGTCGCTTTCTTTATCTGAAAAGTCAATAAACCAGCTTCGagaaaactttatttcaaTTGAGAAGTATGAAAATAGACGCACTGGCAGTCAAATAATGTTCTTGATTCAAGTATCGTGATAACTCAATTGCCTTGTGCATTCAGGTTATGTCAAGAATGCCAAACATTAATAGAGAACCATGATCAGATAAAGCTCCTTAGCAATGCAAGGAATAACTTGTTAACAACCTTGAAGGTCAGCCTTCtccttaattataaatgtaattaaatgCTAAAGTATCTCTCAAATGTGCCCTTGGAATTTAACATACTCTTGGATGATTTATGTGGCTGTCCTTTTatcgttttttttctttttattttcacaaacTTTTAGGTCTTTATA
This genomic window from Cucurbita pepo subsp. pepo cultivar mu-cu-16 chromosome LG01, ASM280686v2, whole genome shotgun sequence contains:
- the LOC111800567 gene encoding uncharacterized oxidoreductase At4g09670; the protein is MADMIVRFGIIGAAEIARKVSRAIALAPNATLSAIGSRSVEKASKFAVDNGFSPQVKIYGSYEAVLDDPEIDAVYVPLPTSLHLRWAVLAAEKKKHLLLEKPVALNVSEFDKILEACEANGVQFMDGTMWMHNPRTALMKEFLSDADQFGQLKSVNSVFSFAADADFLANDIRVKSDLDGLGALGDAGWYCIRSILFAANFELPKRVIAFPNPVLNESGVILSCGASLFWDDGKIATFHCSFLSNLTMDITAIGTNGTLHVNDFIIPYGEKEAYFCTNSKSGFTELVTGWEPLPSKHIVPTDLPQEAHMVREFSHLVKEIKANGSKPEKKWPNISRKTQLVLDAVKVSLDGGFKPVEVGP